A single genomic interval of Mangifera indica cultivar Alphonso chromosome 5, CATAS_Mindica_2.1, whole genome shotgun sequence harbors:
- the LOC123216426 gene encoding probable alkaline/neutral invertase F produces the protein MSKRLTDSKEADVAPPPARTNSSSAVNGDCPETKSLADKEPKVVASSPGSKKDSSISESTTDDLSEVASVDLTISEKSSKDITVIETSKCAEEFKEIKDSESLEDRESLKKESSESGELVKPEKGKKMVRLQSNENMSDNVNMPKALSLKPCPSVGTNLEIYDYVLRSNGNVGENNGAVMMEEAWERLKKSYVYFKGKPVGTFAAMDPMAEALNYNQVFVRDFVPTGLACLMKDPAEPEIVKNFLLKTLHLQGWEKRIDNFTLGEGVMPASFKVLYDSHQQKETLIADFGGSAIGRVAPVDSGFWWIILLRSYTKCTRDYTLAERPEVQRGMKLILNLCLSDGFDTFPTLLCADGCSMIDRRMGIYGYPIEIQALFYFALRCARQMLKPERDGKELIERIDKRITALSYHIQKYYWLDFTQLNNIYRYKTEEYSHTAVNKFNVIPDSIPEWLFDFMPLRGGYLIGNVSPARMDFRWFLVGNCIAILSSLATPAQAIAIMDLIEERWEDLIGEMPLKISYPALEGHEWRIGTGYDPKNIRWSYHNGGSWPVLLWLLAAASIKTGRPQIAKRAIDLAEQRLSKDGWPEYYDGKTGCYVGKQARKYQTWSIAGYLVAKMMVENPSNLLMISLEEDKKTAKPKLTRSASF, from the exons ATGTCGAAGAGGCTAACTGATTCAAAGGAAGCAGATGTTGCTCCTCCACCGGCACGGACGAACTCTTCCTCCGCTGTCAATGGAGATTGTCCAGAAACAAAGAGTTTAGCAGACAAGGAACCTAAAGTAGTGGCGTCTTCACCCGGAAGCAAGAAAGACTCATCGATTTCTGAATCCACGACGGATGATCTATCGGAAGTCGCTTCGGTGGACTTGACGATTTCTGAGAAATCTTCGAAAGATATTACAGTGATTGAAACTTCAAAATGCGCTGAagaatttaaagaaataaaagattcaGAATCTTTGGAAGATAGAGAATCTTTAAAGAAGGAAAGCTCTGAATCTGGAGAGCTAGTGAAGCCGGAGAAGGGGAAGAAGATGGTGAGATTGCAGAGCAACGAGAACATGTCCGATAACGTGAATATGCCCAAGGCATTGTCTTTAAAGCCGTGTCCAAGTGTTGGCACGAATCTTgaaatatatgattatgtgttGAGATCGAACGGCAATGTTGGAGAGAATAATGGTGCCGTGATGATGGAAGAGGCGTGGGAGAGACTGAAGAAATCTTACGTCTACTTCAAAGGAAAGCCGGTGGGAACATTCGCTGCTATGGACCCTATGGCCGAGGCCTTGAACTACAATCAG GTTTTTGTGAGAGATTTTGTTCCAACTGGCTTAGCTTGCCTGATGAAGGATCCTGCAGAACCTGAGATTGTAAAGAACTTCTTATTGAAGACCCTTCACCTCCAAGGTTGGGAGAAAAGAATCGATAACTTTACTCTTGGAGAAGGTGTGATGCCCGCGAGTTTTAAGGTACTCTATGACTCACATCAGCAGAAGGAGACCTTGATTGCAGATTTTGGTGGTAGTGCCATAGGAAGAGTAGCGCCTGTGGATTCTGGCTTTTGGTGGATTATACTGCTAAGGTCATATACCAAGTGTACTCGTGATTATACACTAGCAGAACGGCCAGAGGTTCAGAGGGGAATGAAGTTGATTCTCAACCTTTGTCTCTCAGATGGCTTTGACACATTCCCTACACTTTTGTGTGCAGATGGTTGTAGCATGATTGACCGGAGAAtg GGTATATATGGGTATCCAATTGAGATCCAGGCTCTCTTCTATTTTGCACTGAGGTGTGCCAGACAAATGTTAAAACCAGAGCGCGATGGCAAGGAATTGATCGAACGAATTGATAAGAGGATCACAGCTCTCAGTTATCACATTCAGAAGTACTACTGGCTTGATTTTACCCAGTTAAATAACATATACCGTTATAAGACTGAGGAGTACTCACACACAGCTGTTAACAAGTTTAATGTCATCCCGGATTCTATCCCCGAATGGTTGTTTGATTTCATGCCCTTGAGAGGAGGATATCTGATTGGCAATGTTAGCCCAGCTCGCATGGACTTCCGGTGGTTCTTAGTAGGGAACTGCATTGCCATTTTGAGTTCTCTTGCCACTCCTGCACAGGCGATAGCAATTATGGATTTGATTGAGGAGCGCTGGGAGGACTTGATAGGAGAGATGCCTTTGAAGATTTCTTACCCAGCCTTGGAGGGACATGAATGGAGGATTGGCACTGGATATGATCCAAAGAACATACGCTGGAGTTACCATAATGGGGGATCTTGGCCAG ttCTCTTGTGGCTACTTGCTGCAGCATCCATCAAGACCGGAAGGCCTCAAATTGCAAAACGAGCAATAGATCTGGCGGAACAGCGGCTCTCTAAAGATGGCTGGCCTGAATACTATGATGGTAAGACCGGATGTTATGTTGGGAAGCAGGCAAGAAAATATCAGACATGGAGCATTGCTGGGTATTTGGTTGCCAAAATGATGGTTGAGAACCCTTCCAATCTTCTCATGATCTCTCTCGAGGAGGACAAGAAGACAGCCAAGCCAAAGCTCACTCGTTCAGCCTCATTTTAA
- the LOC123217335 gene encoding protein KINESIN LIGHT CHAIN-RELATED 1-like isoform X1: MPDLVSVKTPPVMPSLNILLAETRNGTTDNHRTPSPVIKRAPSPSPSNSRVKSTTKTTEKVSIDESSLDNPDLGPFLLKLARDTISSGDSPNKALDYAIRASKSFERFSSPGQSLDLVMSLHVVAAIYCSLGRLEEAVPVLERSIELSDVENGSDHALAKFSGYMQLGDTYSSMGLLDRSVWCYESGLKIQIEAIGDSDPRVVETCRYLAEAHVQAMQFDEAKNLCKKILEIHKEHSPPASYEEAADRRLMALVCEATGDYESALEHLVLASMVMIANGQESEVASIDVSIGNIYISLCRFDEAIFSYQKALTVFKATKGENHLSVASVFIRLADLYYKIGKLRESKSYCENALRIYAKPEPGSASEEIANGLTEISAIFEALNEHEEALKLLQKAMKILGDAPGHRNTITGIEAQMGVMFYMLGRYGEAHCSFESAAVKLRASGESKSAFFGIVLNQMGLACLQLYKIKEATELFEEARGVLEQECGPYHLDTLGVYSNLAATYDALGRVEDAIEILEYILKVREEKLGTANPDVEDEKKRLAELLKESGRSRNRKGKSLENLLDSNSRRKKKDATKRRTGFSFRS; encoded by the exons ATGCCGGATCTAGTCTCTGTAAAAACTCCACCCGTTATGCCGTCGTTAAACATTCTCTTAGCAGAAACCCGAAACGGAACAACTGACAACCATCGAACACCATCTCCAGTCATAAAGCGAGCTCCGTCTCCTTCACCATCCAATTCTCGCGTCAAATCCACGACAAAGACCACAGAGAAGGTCAGCATCGACGAATCATCTCTAGACAACCCGGATCTGGGTCCCTTTTTACTCAAGTTGGCCCGAGACACAATTTCTTCCGGTGATAGCCCGAACAAGGCCTTGGATTATGCAATTCGAGCGTCCAAATCATTTGAGAGGTTTTCGAGTCCGGGTCAGAGCCTGGACCTGGTTATGAGCTTGCACGTGGTAGCGGCAATTTATTGCAGTTTGGGAAGGCTTGAGGAGGCGGTTCCGGTTTTAGAGCGGTCGATCGAGCTTTCAGATGTTGAAAACGGGTCGGATCATGCTCTGGCGAAGTTTTCGGGATATATGCAGCTTGGAGACACGTATTCGTCGATGGGTTTGTTGGACAGATCCGTTTGGTGTTACGAGTCGGGTTTAAAGATCCAGATCGAGGCTATCGGTGATTCGGATCCAAGAGTCGTTGAAACTTGTAG GTACTTAGCTGAGGCCCATGTACAGGCAATGCAATTTGATGAGGCAAAAAACCTATGTAAGAAGATCCTTGAAATTCACAAGGAGCACAGTCCTCCAGCCTCTTATGAAGAAGCAGCTGATCGCAGGCTTATGGCTCTTGTCTGTGAGGCAACGGGAGATTATGAATCTGCCCTCGAGCACCTTGTTCTGGCTAGCATGGTAATGATAGCTAATGGTCAAGAGAGCGAGGTTGCTTCTATCGATGTTAGCATTGgcaatatttatatttctctttGCCGCTTCGATGAGGCCATTTTTTCCTATCAGAAAGCACTAACAGTATTCAAAGCTACTAAGGGTGAGAATCACCTTTCTGTTGCTTCAGTTTTTATTCGCCTTGCAGATCTGTACTACAAGATTGGCAAACTAAGGGAGTCCAAATCCTACTGTGAGAATGCCTTGAGGATATACGCAAAACCAGAGCCTGGATCTGCTTCTGAGGAGATTGCCAATGGTTTGACAGAAATCTCAGCAATCTTTGAAGCCTTGAATGAGCATGAGGAGGCATTGAAGCTCTTGCAGAAGGCTATGAAAATATTGGGAGATGCCCCTGGGCATCGTAACACGATTACAGGAATAGAAGCACAGATGGGTGTGATGTTCTATATGCTTGGGAGGTATGGGGAGGCTCATTGCTCTTTTGAGAGTGCTGCAGTGAAGCTTCGAGCAAGTGGGGAGAGTAAATCAGCATTCTTTGGAATCGTGTTGAACCAGATGGGATTGGCTTGTCTGCAGCTGTACAAGATAAAAGAGGCCACTGAGCTTTTTGAGGAAGCAAGGGGTGTATTAGAGCAGGAATGTGGTCCATATCACTTGGACACTCTTGGAGTATACAGCAATCTTGCTGCAACTTATGATGCCTTGGGAAG gGTGGAAGATGCAATTGAGATATTGGAGTACATCCTTAAGGTGAGAGAAGAAAAGCTTGGAACGGCAAACCCAGATGTAGAGGACGAAAAGAAAAGGCTTGCTGAACTCTTGAAAGAATCAGGAAGGTCTCGAAACAGGAAAGGCAAATCACTTGAAAATCTTCTTGATTCCAACTCGCGTAGGAAGAAGAAGGACGCTACAAAGAGGCGGACTGGATTTAGTTTTAGAAGTTAA
- the LOC123217335 gene encoding protein KINESIN LIGHT CHAIN-RELATED 1-like isoform X2 — translation MPDLVSVKTPPVMPSLNILLAETRNGTTDNHRTPSPVIKRAPSPSPSNSRVKSTTKTTEKVSIDESSLDNPDLGPFLLKLARDTISSGDSPNKALDYAIRASKSFERFSSPGQSLDLVMSLHVVAAIYCSLGRLEEAVPVLERSIELSDVENGSDHALAKFSGYMQLGDTYSSMGLLDRSVWCYESGLKIQIEAIGDSDPRVVETYRYLAEAHVQAMQFDEAKNLCKKILEIHKEHSPPASYEEAADRRLMALVCEATGDYESALEHLVLASMVMIANGQESEVASIDVSIGNIYISLCRFDEAIFSYQKALTVFKATKGENHLSVASVFIRLADLYYKIGKLRESKSYCENALRIYAKPEPGSASEEIANGLTEISAIFEALNEHEEALKLLQKAMKILGDAPGHRNTITGIEAQMGVMFYMLGRYGEAHCSFESAAVKLRASGESKSAFFGIVLNQMGLACLQLYKIKEATELFEEARGVLEQECGPYHLDTLGVYSNLAATYDALGRVEDAIEILEYILKVREEKLGTANPDVEDEKKRLAELLKESGRSRNRKGKSLENLLDSNSRRKKKDATKRRTGFSFRS, via the exons ATGCCGGATCTAGTCTCTGTAAAAACTCCACCCGTTATGCCGTCGTTAAACATTCTCTTAGCAGAAACCCGAAACGGAACAACTGACAACCATCGAACACCATCTCCAGTCATAAAGCGAGCTCCGTCTCCTTCACCATCCAATTCTCGCGTCAAATCCACGACAAAGACCACAGAGAAGGTCAGCATCGACGAATCATCTCTAGACAACCCGGATCTGGGTCCCTTTTTACTCAAGTTGGCCCGAGACACAATTTCTTCCGGTGATAGCCCGAACAAGGCCTTGGATTATGCAATTCGAGCGTCCAAATCATTTGAGAGGTTTTCGAGTCCGGGTCAGAGCCTGGACCTGGTTATGAGCTTGCACGTGGTAGCGGCAATTTATTGCAGTTTGGGAAGGCTTGAGGAGGCGGTTCCGGTTTTAGAGCGGTCGATCGAGCTTTCAGATGTTGAAAACGGGTCGGATCATGCTCTGGCGAAGTTTTCGGGATATATGCAGCTTGGAGACACGTATTCGTCGATGGGTTTGTTGGACAGATCCGTTTGGTGTTACGAGTCGGGTTTAAAGATCCAGATCGAGGCTATCGGTGATTCGGATCCAAGAGTCGTTGAAACTT aCAGGTACTTAGCTGAGGCCCATGTACAGGCAATGCAATTTGATGAGGCAAAAAACCTATGTAAGAAGATCCTTGAAATTCACAAGGAGCACAGTCCTCCAGCCTCTTATGAAGAAGCAGCTGATCGCAGGCTTATGGCTCTTGTCTGTGAGGCAACGGGAGATTATGAATCTGCCCTCGAGCACCTTGTTCTGGCTAGCATGGTAATGATAGCTAATGGTCAAGAGAGCGAGGTTGCTTCTATCGATGTTAGCATTGgcaatatttatatttctctttGCCGCTTCGATGAGGCCATTTTTTCCTATCAGAAAGCACTAACAGTATTCAAAGCTACTAAGGGTGAGAATCACCTTTCTGTTGCTTCAGTTTTTATTCGCCTTGCAGATCTGTACTACAAGATTGGCAAACTAAGGGAGTCCAAATCCTACTGTGAGAATGCCTTGAGGATATACGCAAAACCAGAGCCTGGATCTGCTTCTGAGGAGATTGCCAATGGTTTGACAGAAATCTCAGCAATCTTTGAAGCCTTGAATGAGCATGAGGAGGCATTGAAGCTCTTGCAGAAGGCTATGAAAATATTGGGAGATGCCCCTGGGCATCGTAACACGATTACAGGAATAGAAGCACAGATGGGTGTGATGTTCTATATGCTTGGGAGGTATGGGGAGGCTCATTGCTCTTTTGAGAGTGCTGCAGTGAAGCTTCGAGCAAGTGGGGAGAGTAAATCAGCATTCTTTGGAATCGTGTTGAACCAGATGGGATTGGCTTGTCTGCAGCTGTACAAGATAAAAGAGGCCACTGAGCTTTTTGAGGAAGCAAGGGGTGTATTAGAGCAGGAATGTGGTCCATATCACTTGGACACTCTTGGAGTATACAGCAATCTTGCTGCAACTTATGATGCCTTGGGAAG gGTGGAAGATGCAATTGAGATATTGGAGTACATCCTTAAGGTGAGAGAAGAAAAGCTTGGAACGGCAAACCCAGATGTAGAGGACGAAAAGAAAAGGCTTGCTGAACTCTTGAAAGAATCAGGAAGGTCTCGAAACAGGAAAGGCAAATCACTTGAAAATCTTCTTGATTCCAACTCGCGTAGGAAGAAGAAGGACGCTACAAAGAGGCGGACTGGATTTAGTTTTAGAAGTTAA
- the LOC123216275 gene encoding LOB domain-containing protein 1-like encodes MGSEKVSRTRTHQPCAACKMLRRRCDNNCVLAPYFPIDEMGKFACVHKVFGASNVIKMIQMVEETKREDAVKAIVYEATARLRDPVYGSAGATFHLHKMVQDLKVELESIQTQVAALQEQRNQLLGILMNVHHQDPVFPINESMFDCGSFSVGDGSLACDPFDFSMECDWIL; translated from the exons ATGGGTTCTGAAAAGGTGTCAAGAACCAGGACTCATCAACCTTGTGCTGCTTGTAAGATGCTTCGTCGGAGATGTGACAACAATTGCGTACTTGCACCGTATTTTCCTATTGATGAGATGGGAAAGTTTGCCTGTGTGCATAAGGTTTTTGGAGCTAGCAATGTCATTAAAATGATTCAG ATGGTTGAGGAGACAAAGCGGGAGGATGCTGTAAAGGCAATAGTTTATGAAGCAACAGCAAGGCTCAGAGACCCTGTTTATGGCAGCGCTGGGGCTACTTTTCACTTGCATAAGATGGTGCAGGATCTGAAAGTTGAGTTGGAATCAATACAAACTCAAGTTGCGGCTTTGCAAGAGCAAAGAAATCAGTTATTGGGCATCCTTATGAATGTTCATCACCAGGATCCTGTCTTCCCCATAAATGAATCCATGTTTGATTGTGGAAGTTTCTCAGTAGGTGATGGATCTTTAGCCTGTGATCCTTTTGACTTCTCTATGGAGTGTGACTGGATTTTGTGA
- the LOC123216428 gene encoding LOW QUALITY PROTEIN: uncharacterized protein LOC123216428 (The sequence of the model RefSeq protein was modified relative to this genomic sequence to represent the inferred CDS: inserted 6 bases in 6 codons) has product MPEVESSCNFRNANPTVDPIDHLPLSLLRSEFIPAAPTRSVSAIDWLPEFAGYSWVAYGASSLLVISHFPSPLSQEETLIGPIFRQIFELSDDSTPVTAVSWSLAIPSIGGLAAASGNCIYVFTHDSGSSKGSFCWSQNAVLIQLAKVEAIQWTGSGDGIISAGIEVILWKKQNTSWEIAWKFKENQPQNLVSATWSIEGPSATAAYMYKPDLVGSNEVGKCVLICYSDGKSEYTKVRLHHPQPIVMIQWRPSQIRQGDAKHSSRHVLLTSCLDGTLRLWSEMDSGRVKKVGRDVNDNKTMRRSFCVVAVIEVNQALDGDLGMDVFFTWATENRSMFKSSEGDNQFITAEXFEHGGAGKCEWLIGFGPGMLVTFWAIHCLDDINPLRCPRVTLWKKQSLESGTLSRADFSSFKEQLILNKVVISRNSLSGPPTLCSLIRLSPCNSLVWSFLHTQTSKSIEDISPNESQTGKFLPFSACGVLDMDGHTGKILQVAVHPCASEVELAVSLDSNGLLLFWSLSTISNSISAFPTLIPTWKLCGKLETQGLCSKYTSLSWAPSMLLEDRVLLMGHVAGIDCFMVKVSITEEDEISCNYICTIPLSGHRVYEEGPSNIYTIPLPSCNIKMVKYNKFMLLGXWMNGFEALSWEITFHPVDLLGSCCECNVEDNFVKGIAWKFEISTTDKRYCIVVCLRSSQFPEAHTNNQITSFAVVCPSSLTPVDKKLADDDICSKIPAYTMATGSSEGILKLWRSNLGSLXNPDMQWELVGMFVAHQGPVSTLCVTNCGRKIATVSSKSDSNAVSTLSVWESVYLTGFGSFILEDTLSFDRSVVAVNWLTFENGQFLLGVCMENELWIYAQRRCGGQTLLNSKKSLKMQIWLCIAFAHTSSAIHGLFSGHRATAIVVHNSYFSLFSRWLFLTDKENQGKCHSNFVKDNSSCLDYGTGTNDLCAVSTGCDIGASKVSSVEDLRRECKSPLSVMTDMKSDLPRYLFVESDQLQFGSGIMLGSWSLLEIAEKLXGSLPAYHPEALLTNLYSGNWKRAYISVRHLIEYLTALDVSEKRCPSTKSGHIVPQILLSNYYEGFLSKGSANNEFKWSGVDTSMTSSSQFNGGITEFAYNFESADASTYMINSSSPKSELCGLAESFENLNGLPAISTIDKMEILAVVDLLKEVSNMQSASAYENLDEPGRRFWVALRFQQLHFSRRFGRLASVEELMVESRLIGWAFHSDCQETXFGSVLTNEPSWPEMRALGVGFWFANMTQLRIRMEKLARTQYLKXKNPKDCALLYIF; this is encoded by the exons atgccAGAAGTAGAATCAAGCTGTAATTTTCGAAATGCAAATCCTACAGTTGATCCCATTGATCATCTTCCACTCTCTCTTCTCCGATCTGAATTCATCCCGGCCGCACCCACCCGATCTGTATCAGCAATCGACTGGTTACCGGAGTTTGCCGGTTACTCATGGGTGGCGTACGGAGCATCTTCTCTCCTGGTGATCTCTCATTTTCCGTCTCCACTCTCCCAAGAAGAAACCCTAATTGGTCCGATTTTTCGACAAATTTTCGAGCTCTCCGATGATTCAACGCCCGTCACCGCCGTGTCTTGGTCCCTGGCAATTCCTTCAATTGGCGGCCTCGCTGCTGCCTCGGGGAATTGTATCTATGTCTTTACTCATGATTCGGGGAGCTCTAAAG GTTCTTTTTGTTGGAGCCAGAATGCAGTACTCATACAACTTGCAAAGGTGGAGGCAATTCAATGGACAGGGTCAGGGGATGGGATCATTTCCGCTGGAATTGAGGTCATTTTGTGGAAAAAGCAAAACACATCCTGGGAAATTGCTTGGAAGTTTAAAGAGAATCAGCCTCAAAATCTTGTTTCTGCAACTTGGTCCATTGAGGGACCTTCTGCAACCGCAGCTTATATGTATAAACCAGACCTTGTTGGATCTAATGAGGTAGGCAAGTGTGTTTTGATTTGTTACAGTGATGGAAAATCTGAATATACAAAAGTCAGGTTACATCATCCTCAGCCTATTGTAATGATTCAATGGAGGCCATCACAAATAAGGCAGGGAGATGCAAAACATTCATCTAGGCATGTGCTGCTGACAAGCTGCTTAGATGGAACTCTAAGATTATGGAGTGAGATGGATAGTGGGAGGGTTAAAAAAGTTGGCAGGGatgttaatgataataaaaccATGAGGCGATCTTTTTGTGTTGTTGCTGTGATTGAAGTAAATCAGGCCTTGGATGGAGACCTTGGAATGGATGTATTTTTTACATGGGCAACAGAAAACCGAAGTATGTTTAAATCCAGTGAAGGAGACAACCAATTTATTACTGCTG AATTTGAGCATGGAGGGGCTGGCAAATGTGAGTGGTTAATTGGGTTTGGTCCTGGAATGCTGGTCACTTTCTGGGCTATCCATTGTCTTGATGACATCAATCCCTTAAGGTGCCCACGAGTTACATTATGGAAGAAACAAAGCCTGGAATCTGGAACTCTTAGTAGAGctgatttttcaagttttaaggAGCAACTAATTCTTAATAAAGTTGTCATTTCAAGAAACTCCCTTTCTGGTCCTCCAACTCTTTGTTCTTTGATTCGTCTATCACCTTGTAACTCCTTAGTCTGGTCCTTTTTGCACACCCAAACATCAAAAAGTATAGAGGATATATCTCCAAATGAATCTCAAACGGGAAAGTTCTTGCCATTTTCAGCATGTGGGGTTTTAGATATGGATGGCCACACGGGGAAAATCTTACAAGTTGCTGTGCATCCTTGTGCCTCTGAAGTTGAACTTGCTGTTTCTCTTGACTCTAATGGGTTGCTGTTATTCTGGTCTCTTTCGACCATTTCAAATAGCATCTCTGCCTTCCCAACGTTGATTCCTACATGGAAACTATGTGGAAAACTTGAAACTCAAGGTTTGTGTTCGAAATATACATCCTTGAGCTGGGCTCCTTCAATGCTGCTTGAAGACAGGGTTCTTCTTATGGGTCATGTTGCAGGAATAGATTGCTTTATGGTAAAGGTTTCTATAACTGAAGAGGATGAAATATCATGTAATTACATATGCACTATACCTCTTAGTGGTCATAGGGTTTATGAGGAAGGtccttcaaatatatatactatacctttGCCTTCTTGTAACATTAAAATGGtaaagtataataaatttatgcttTTGG TTTGGATGAATGGGTTTGAGGCCTTATCATGGGAAATCACCTTTCACCCTGTTGATTTACTGGGAAGTTGCTGTGAATGTAATGTTGAAGATAATTTTGTTAAAGGCATTGCCTGGAAGTTTGAAATTTCTACTACTGATAAAAGATATTGCATTGTTGTCTGTCTGCGCTCATCCCAATTTCCTGAGGCTCacacaaataatcaaattactagtTTTGCTGTGGTCTGTCCAAGTAGTCTGACACCTGTGGATAAAAAATTAGCTGATGATGATATTTGCAGCAAAATTCCTGCATATACTATGGCAACAGGCTCCTCTGAGGGTATTTTGAAACTGTGGCGAAGTAACCTTGGCAGCC TCAACCCTGACATGCAATGGGAGCTTGTAGGTATGTTTGTTGCACATCAAGGTCCTGTTTCTACTCTGTGCGTAACTAATTGTGGCCGGAAGATTGCAACTGTTTCTTCTAAAAGTGATTCAAATGCTGTGAGCACACTTTCTGTATGGGAGTCTGTATACCTTACAGGTTTTGGCAGTTTCATATTGGAAGATACATTATCCTTTGACAGAAGTGTTGTTGCTGTAAATTGgctaacttttgaaaatggTCAATTCTTACTTGGTGTGTGCATGGAGAATGAGCTGTGGATATATGCACAGAGGCGCTGTGGCGGTCAGACTTTGCTGAACTCTAAAAAGTCTTTGAAAATGCAAATTTGGTTGTGCATTGCATTTGCTCATACTTCTTCTGCTATTCATGGCCTGTTTTCTGGTCACAGGGCCACAGCTATTGTTGTGCACAATAGCTACTTTAGTCTATTTAGTAGGTGGCTGTTTCTCACTGACAAAGAAAATCAGGGCAAATGCCATTCAAATTTTGTCAAGGACAACTCTTCTTGTCTTGACTATGGAACAGGGACAAACGATCTTTGTGCTGTGTCCACTGGTTGTGACATTGGTGCTTCCAAAGTTTCATCAGTTGAAGATCTTAGAAGGGAATGCAAGTCTCCTCTTTCTGTGATGACCGATATGAAAAGTGATCTACCAAGATATTTGTTTGTAGAAAGTGATCAACTTCAATTTGGTTCAGGAATCATGCTTGGTTCCTGGAGCTTGCTGGAAATTGCTGAGAAGT AGGGATCTTTGCCTGCTTATCATCCTGAGGCACTcctcacaaatttatattcag GGAATTGGAAACGTGCATATATATCTGTCAGGCATCTCATTGAATACCTTACTGCACTTGATGTCTCAGAGAAGAGATGTCCCTCCACAAAGTCTGGCCATATTGTCCCACAGATCCTTTTGTCAAATTATTATGAAGGGTTTCTTTCCAAAGGTTCTGCcaataatgaatttaaatgGAGTGGGGTTGATACATCGATGACATCTTCTTCACAGTTTAATGGAGGCATTACTGAGTTTGCTTACAATTTTGAGTCAGCTGATGCTTCCACTTACATGATTAATTCATCTTCTCCGAAATCTGAACTTTGTGGCTTAGCTGAGTCTTTTGAGAATTTAAATGGCCTACCAGCTATATCCACCATAGATAAAATGGAAATTCTTGCAGTTGTTGATCTACTCAAGGAAGTTAGTAATATGCAGTCCGCTTCAGCCTACGAAAATCTTGATGAACCTGGCCGAAG GTTTTGGGTGGCATTAAGGTTTCAGCAACTACACTTTTCTCGAAGGTTTGGTAGATTGGCATCTGTGGAAGAGTTGATGGTTGAGTCTAGGCTTATAGGATGGGCTTTCCACTCTGATTGTCAGGAAA TTTTTGGTTCTGTTCTAACTAATGAACCATCTTGGCCAGAAATGCGGGCACTGGGTGTTGGATTTTGGTTCGCTAACATGACACAATTGCGTATAAGG ATGGAGAAACTGGCAAGAACACAGTACCTGA GCAAAAATCCTAAAGACTGTGCACTTTTATATATA TTCTGA